In one window of Mesoplodon densirostris isolate mMesDen1 chromosome 4, mMesDen1 primary haplotype, whole genome shotgun sequence DNA:
- the CIROP gene encoding LOW QUALITY PROTEIN: ciliated left-right organizer metallopeptidase (The sequence of the model RefSeq protein was modified relative to this genomic sequence to represent the inferred CDS: inserted 4 bases in 3 codons; substituted 6 bases at 6 genomic stop codons), whose protein sequence is MFARHSCCRCSPWGAATSWCLHDKTQXRLSFLRPPFSQLPPNFCSSSLTLPCSQDPQPLRIQTCHIGDSISEGAWGPEGGRVRGGSQALVAGREAAQRLQGVLAAPPRQGPLLLRRDPAQYCHAVWEDPDTPNYHRCSLLKPGYQGQSCLGAKMXHFTRCHIPDAHLRGYALWPEQEPSQLIQPGGSGVQNTDFLLYVWVARTSKYHQEPSIVAYAACCQLDSEDRPLAGTIVFCAHLTSPSPSHSDMVMATLHELVHALGFSGQQFEKXRDCPSGPSISENCSTSQQVTRRDEWGQLLLTTXLAKHLGLLGVSLGAPLEEEMRMRTTWGDGRKRERSGGTSYLLPRGPLSSHWEAXLLQNCIMTATYDGAQCTRLDPITLAAFKDSGWYQVNHSTAEELLWGWGSGLEFGLVTTCGNGTSDFFCTGSGLGCHYLHLDKGSCSSDLMLEGXCRYQLLANGSECWRKENGFPPGAENPRGEIYHPHSCCFLANLTSQLLPGDKIMHLSQIPHFKEATXPGHCYFHQCTERGVYKVQVERSPWVPCFPGKAIQIPGNNGHLFCPRGWLCXTNEGTDAINITYPPVSLSTXPIISAVFRISWAPPGHSLGKEEGEEITEAVLQGSEIQTSIWCYFHSLLITTSLVFTVHMWKSPGCQGPSVGMLHRALTLTLQKKPLEVYYGGATFTIEYSKFLVTSDHNPSMTHLGLSIGLCLMLLILVVALGTMAYQKRATLQVGPSASYHSLEPQGATAGPAGGMREV, encoded by the exons ATGTTTGCAAGACATTCCTGCTGCCGCTGCTCCCCCTGGGGGGCTGCCACAAGCTGGTGTCTACATGACAAGACACA ACGTTTGAGCTTTCTCAGGCCCCCTTTCTCCCAACTTCCCCCAAATTTCTGCtcttcctccctcaccctcccttgCTCCCAGGATCCTCAACCCCTCCGAATCCAAACCTGCCATATCGGAGATTCTATATCAGAGGGAGCTTGGGGTCCTGAGGGAGGCAGGGTGAGAGGGGGATCCCAAGCCCTGGTGGCAGGGAGAGAGGCTGCTCAGCGGCTCCAGGGTGTCCTAGCAG CCCCTCCAAGGCAAGGACCCCTGCTTCTGCGTCGAGACCCTGCACAGTACTGCCATGCTGTCTGGGAAGACCCAGACACCCCAAACTACCACAG GTGCAGCCTCTTGAAACCAGGATACCAAGGACAGAGTTGCTTGGGGGCCAAG ATGTGACATTTCACTCGCTGTCACATCCCTGACGCCCATCTCCGTGGTTATGCCTTGTGGCCAGAGCAGGAACCCTCACAGCTAATCCAGCCAGGTGGGTCTGGGGTCCAAAACACTGATTTTCTCCTGTATGTGTGGGTTGCCCGCACTTCCAAGTACCACCAAGAG CCCTCTATCGTAGCCTACGCTGCCTGCTGCCAGCTGGACTCAGAAGACAGGCCCCTTGCTGGTACGATTGTCTTCTGTGCCCAtctcaccagccccagccccagccacagtgACATGGTCATG GCCACACTCCATGAACTGGTCCATGCCCTGGGTTTCTCTGGACAGCAATTCGAGAAGTAGAGGGATTGCCCTTCAGGACCCAGCA TCAGCGAGAACTGTTCTACAAGTCAACAAGTGACAAGGCGAGATGAGTGGGGACAGCTGCTTCTCACCA GCCTGGCCAAACACTTGGGACTGCTAGGGGTTTCACTGGGTGCTCCCTTGGAAGAAGAAATGAGGATGAGAACAACTTGGGGTGATGGAAGGAAGAGGGAACGGTCAGGTGGCACCAGCTATCTCCTCCCAAGGGGCCCTTTGTCTTCACACTGGGAGGCCTGACTACTCCAGAACTGTATCATGACTGCTACCTACGATGGCGCCCAGTGCACTCGGCTTGATCCAATCACTCTTGCTGCCTTCAAAGACTCGGGCTGGTACCAGGTCAACCACAGCACTGCAGAGGAGCTGTTGTGGGGCTGGG GGTCTGGCCTGGAATTTGGCCTGGTGACCACCTGTGGAAATGGCACCTCAGACTTCTTCTGTACTGGCAG CGGACTGGGATGCCACTACCTGCACCTGGACAAGGGAAGCTGCTCCTCAGACCTCATGCTGGAAGGCTGATGCAGGTATCAGCTCTTGGCCAATGGG AGTGAATGCTGGAGGAAGGAAAATGGATTCCCACCTGGGGCGGAGAATCCCCGTGGGGAGATCTACCATCCCCATAGTTGTTGCTTCCTTGCCAACCTCACTTCACAGCTGCTTCCTGGGGACAAGATCATGCATCTCTCTCAGATCCCACACTTCAAGGAAGCAA CCCCTGGCCACTGCTACTTTCATCAGTGCACAGAGAGGGGAGTGTATAAGGTGCAGGTGGAGAGATCACCCTGGGTCCCATGCTTTCCAGGAAAGGCTATTCAG ATACCTGGGAACAATGGCCATCTCTTCTGTCCCCGGGGTTGGCTCTGTTAGACAAATGAAGGTACCGATGCTATCAATATTACTTATCCACCTGTAAGTCTTTCAACCTGACCTATTATTTCAGCTGTCTTTAGGATTAGCTGGGCCCCCCCAGGCCACTCCCTGGGGAAGGAAGAGGGCGAAGAGATAACTGAAGCAGTTCTACAAGGCTCTG AGATCCAAACGTCCATTTGGTGCTATTTCCACAGTCTCTTGATTACCACCAGTCTGGTCTTCACTGTGCATATGTGGAAATCCCCTGGCTGCCAAGGGCCTTCAGTTGGTATGCTGCACAGGGCCCTGACCCTGACTCTCCAGAAGAAACCTCTAGAAGTATATTATGGAGGAGCCACCTTTACCATAGAATACAGCAA GTTTCTAGTTACCTCGGACCATAATCCTTCCATGACCCACCTCGGTCTGTCCATAGGACTCTGCCTAATGTTGCTTATCCTGGTGGTTGCACTGGGAACCATGGCCTATCAGAAACGAGCTACTCTTCAGGTGGGACCTTCTGCCTCTTACCATTCACTAGAGCCCCAAGGTGCAACAGCGGGCCCAGCTGGAGGAATGAGGGAGGTGTGA
- the C4H14orf119 gene encoding uncharacterized protein C14orf119 homolog, which yields MPLGSSSSSMPLSFPSPLPSVPDNISNSSPPPMSYITSQEMKCILHWFASWSGPQRERFLQDLVAKAVPGKLQPLLESLEQLSVSGANRPPCIFECQLRLWDQWFRGWAEQERNEFVRQLEVSEPDFVAKFYQAVAATAGKD from the coding sequence ATGCCACTGGGATCATCTTCCTCTTCGATGCCGCtatccttcccttctcccttacCCTCGGTACCAGACAATATTTCtaactcttcccctcccccaatgtCTTACATCACTTCCCAGGAGATGAAGTGTATTCTTCACTGGTTTGCCAGCTGGTCAGGTCCTCAGCGTGAACGGTTCCTACAGGACCTGGTAGCTAAGGCAGTACCGGGAAAATTGCAGCCACTGCTGGAAAGTCTGGAGCAACTTAGCGTGTCTGGAGCAAACCGACCACCTTGTATCTTTGAGTGCCAGCTACGTCTTTGGGATCAGTGGTTTCGAGGTTGGGCTGAGCAGGAGCGCAATGAATTTGTCAGGCAGCTGGAGGTCAGTGAGCCAGACTTCGTGGCAAAGTTTTACCAAGCAGTGGCTGCTACCGCTGGTAAAGACTGA